The Candidatus Manganitrophaceae bacterium region CCGAGACCAACGGGATGCCGCAGGCAAGCGCCTCGAACGGCCGGATCGTCGGAATGCCGGGAAGGGCGCGGACATACGGCCGACGGGGGACATGAACGGTCACGCGGTACCGGGCGAAGACCTTCGGGACATCATAATTGGGGAGCCATCCGCCATAGTGAATGCCGGCGTCGGCCAGGGCGGCGCGCCCCGCTTCGGGATAGCGGACGCCGTAGACCCGCGCCGAGAGGCCCAGCGCCCGCACCGGCTCCAACAGAAAGGTCTCCAGCTCCGCTGTCCGCTCCCCATCCCCCCAATTGCCGATCCAGACGAGATCTCCTTCACGGTCGGCTTTGCGCGGATGGAAGCGGCGGACATCGGCCGCCTCATGCCAGGTCCACGCCCGCGCCGCCCAGCCGCGGGAGAGATAAAGATCGCGGATGACGCGACCATAGGCGAGGACCCCATCATAGTGTGTGAGGTTATATCGGGCCATCTCCTCCGGCGCGGTGACGCTTCGGTGATGCGTATCGTGAAAAAGGAGACGATACCGCCCGCCGCCCGCCCGGTGCGCTCCGACCCGTCCGACCAGCTCGGGAGGATTCCACTCGTGGACGACGACGAGATCGACCCCCTCGAGCGCTTCATCCAGAACGTCTCGCAGATCGGCGCGATCAAACATAGCCGGATCGTAAAAGGTGCTCTGAAGGCCGGGATAGACCTCCCTGAACCGGTCGATGACCCCCAGCCCCTGCTCCCTGATGAGATTGCAAAGGCTCCAGCCGTCGCGCGGCTCGAAGACACGGACCTCATGGCCGCGTCCGATCAGCTCCGCCGCCACACCCCGCAAAAAATGGGCGTTCCCATGGTTCCAATCAGAGACCAACGAGTGATAAAAAAGAGCGATGCGCAAATCAACCTCCTGACCAGCCTTTGTTTGTCTGAGCAGCCTTTATTTGGATGAAGCGTGCGGGGTCAATGCCGCCTTGTTCCCTTCCCGGGATGCGCCGTGGCGCGCCAGCATCTCTCCATAAAGCGCCGAGTATTCTGCCGCCATTCGCTCAGGCGTATAGCGGCGGGCGCGGCGCTGCGCGCGGCGGCCCATCGACTCGGAAAAAGGGGGATCGCCGATCAGGCGCAGCAGCGTCTCCCGCAGCGCCTCGGCATTGTCGGGCGGGACGAAGAGGGCCGCATCCCCCCAAACCTCCCGCAAGCTCGGCAGATCTCCCAAAACGAGCGCGCAACCGGAGAGCGCCGCTTCGAGCGGCAAGAGGCCAAACGGCTCGTACCGGGCTGGCAGGGCAAAGATCGATGCCTCGGAGAGCCACCTCGCCAGCGCCGGCGGATCGAGCCTTCCGAGCGGCTGAAGCGCGTCGAACCGAACTTCCCAACGATCGGGATGAAACGACTCCCCCGCCACACAGACCGGCCAAGGAAGCGTCGAAGCAATTCGATCGAGCTGACCAATATTCTTCGCTTCATCCCAGAGACGCCCCGCGGTGAGGATGAACG contains the following coding sequences:
- a CDS encoding glycosyltransferase family 4 protein, translated to MTADTVGGVWNYALELVGALAPHGVEVVLATQGEAPSPAQRREAERLPNLTLTSGLFKLEWMRSPWQEVAQAGEWLLELERQWRPDLIHLNGYVHGALPWRSPVLVVGHSCVLSWWRAVRGEEAPSDWDRYRREVRRGIEAADCVVAPTVAMLDSLRHDYGPFRHGKVIPNGRNPALFAPSKKVPFILTAGRLWDEAKNIGQLDRIASTLPWPVCVAGESFHPDRWEVRFDALQPLGRLDPPALARWLSEASIFALPARYEPFGLLPLEAALSGCALVLGDLPSLREVWGDAALFVPPDNAEALRETLLRLIGDPPFSESMGRRAQRRARRYTPERMAAEYSALYGEMLARHGASREGNKAALTPHASSK
- a CDS encoding glycosyltransferase, whose product is MRIALFYHSLVSDWNHGNAHFLRGVAAELIGRGHEVRVFEPRDGWSLCNLIREQGLGVIDRFREVYPGLQSTFYDPAMFDRADLRDVLDEALEGVDLVVVHEWNPPELVGRVGAHRAGGGRYRLLFHDTHHRSVTAPEEMARYNLTHYDGVLAYGRVIRDLYLSRGWAARAWTWHEAADVRRFHPRKADREGDLVWIGNWGDGERTAELETFLLEPVRALGLSARVYGVRYPEAGRAALADAGIHYGGWLPNYDVPKVFARYRVTVHVPRRPYVRALPGIPTIRPFEALACGIPLVSAPWNDVEGLFTPGKDFLIARNGEEMKRHLWAVLNDASLARALSAHGRATILARHTCGHRVEELLAIDAGLRGLPAKKEVAA